From the Natronogracilivirga saccharolytica genome, one window contains:
- a CDS encoding efflux RND transporter periplasmic adaptor subunit — MKFLKYALLIAVAVALASWLGFQYFGGQDDSLPPLNTETVNYGDISSHVTAHGTLQPVEEVLVGSQVSGIIEEIHADFNDEVERGQVVAQIDPSTFRADVSSAEAQLESAKAALEYARMHHSRTMELREREFISPSELDEAQAALKQAESEVEVRRHALNRAQLELNQTTIHSPTDGMVISREVDVGQTVSANLDAPEIFLIATHLDHMHIYANVSEADIGRVQEGNEVRFHVDAYRDDEFEGEVIQVRNAPITEDNVVYYQAIISVSNEDHLLKPGMTAEVSIITEERDNVLRVRNNALRARLPDHIRPDHPGDADDTDTVVYILREDELVAQKVETGLSDGLNTEILDGLEEGDELAVGISLDTREEEGGPGLLQGRQATY, encoded by the coding sequence ATGAAATTTTTAAAATATGCGTTGCTCATTGCCGTCGCAGTGGCTTTGGCTAGCTGGCTCGGGTTTCAATACTTTGGCGGACAGGACGACTCCCTGCCGCCATTGAATACCGAAACCGTCAATTACGGAGATATTTCAAGCCATGTCACAGCGCATGGTACGCTCCAGCCGGTGGAGGAGGTACTTGTAGGAAGTCAGGTATCCGGCATTATCGAAGAGATTCATGCCGATTTTAACGATGAAGTTGAAAGGGGACAGGTTGTCGCCCAAATAGATCCGTCCACTTTCAGGGCTGATGTCAGCTCCGCCGAAGCACAGCTCGAATCGGCCAAAGCCGCCCTTGAATACGCCAGAATGCATCACAGCCGCACAATGGAGCTGCGGGAACGCGAATTTATTTCGCCTTCGGAGCTTGATGAGGCGCAAGCTGCACTGAAACAGGCTGAGTCAGAAGTGGAAGTGCGCCGGCACGCGCTGAACCGTGCACAGCTGGAGCTGAACCAGACAACGATACACTCGCCAACCGACGGAATGGTCATATCCCGCGAAGTGGATGTTGGTCAGACTGTTTCTGCCAATCTGGACGCTCCGGAAATTTTTCTTATTGCCACCCACCTCGACCATATGCATATCTATGCCAATGTATCAGAAGCCGATATTGGCAGGGTGCAGGAAGGAAACGAAGTCCGGTTTCATGTCGATGCCTACCGTGACGACGAGTTTGAAGGAGAGGTGATACAGGTCCGCAATGCCCCTATCACCGAAGATAATGTCGTCTACTATCAGGCCATCATTTCAGTCAGTAACGAGGACCATTTGCTGAAACCGGGCATGACTGCAGAAGTCAGTATCATCACCGAAGAAAGAGACAATGTACTGCGTGTACGAAACAATGCGCTGCGGGCCCGACTGCCTGATCACATCCGGCCGGACCATCCCGGCGATGCCGATGATACAGATACGGTCGTCTATATCTTACGGGAGGATGAACTTGTTGCTCAGAAGGTCGAAACAGGCCTGAGCGACGGACTAAACACGGAAATTCTGGACGGGCTCGAAGAAGGCGATGAGCTGGCCGTGGGAATTTCTCTTGATACCCGGGAAGAAGAGGGCGGTCCCGGTCTTCTGCAGGGAAGACAGGCCACATACTGA
- a CDS encoding ABC transporter ATP-binding protein translates to MALIEVKDITKTYKTESVAVEALRGIDLTVQRGEFSAIMGSSGSGKSTLMNIIGCLDQATGGQYLLNGQDVAQMHRNQLSEIRNKMLGFVFQSFHLLPRTTALENVELPLIYSREELSWKEIRRRAREAIERVGLQDRMKHTPNELSGGQKQRVAVARALVTEPEILLADEPTGNLDSRTGLELIDLIQNLNSQGLTTLMVTHEAEIARFARRVIRLHDGRIISDEHHESMSASEALEDVDEDHHHSEDKVTS, encoded by the coding sequence ATGGCTCTGATTGAAGTAAAAGACATAACAAAAACCTACAAAACCGAATCGGTGGCGGTTGAAGCACTTCGCGGTATTGACCTTACGGTGCAACGCGGTGAGTTTTCTGCAATCATGGGATCAAGCGGTTCTGGAAAATCCACACTGATGAATATCATAGGCTGTCTGGATCAGGCTACCGGCGGGCAGTATCTGCTAAACGGTCAGGATGTGGCGCAAATGCACCGCAATCAGCTTTCTGAAATTCGAAATAAAATGCTCGGTTTTGTTTTTCAGTCTTTCCACCTTTTGCCGCGGACAACAGCCCTGGAAAATGTTGAGCTGCCGCTTATTTACAGCCGGGAAGAGCTGAGCTGGAAGGAGATCCGGCGGCGGGCAAGGGAAGCCATTGAGCGGGTCGGACTTCAGGATCGTATGAAACATACCCCGAATGAACTTTCCGGGGGACAAAAACAGCGGGTTGCCGTTGCCCGGGCCCTGGTCACCGAGCCGGAAATTCTTCTGGCCGATGAACCTACTGGAAACCTTGACAGCCGCACAGGTCTGGAACTGATCGATCTCATCCAGAATCTGAACAGCCAGGGTCTGACAACGCTGATGGTAACTCACGAGGCAGAAATCGCCCGGTTTGCCCGGAGGGTCATCCGTCTGCACGACGGCCGCATTATCAGTGATGAACACCATGAATCCATGTCTGCATCGGAAGCACTGGAAGATGTCGACGAGGATCATCACCATTCAGAAGACAAGGTAACCTCATGA
- a CDS encoding M48 family metallopeptidase, whose product MDFFEAQDRARRATWKLVGLYMISILLIIAAVYLVVLILLGYGGQVPPDASVMERVWFPDVLMTVSTILVIIILAGTLFRVAQLRKGGSAVAEMLGGRKVEPSTRDQQERQLMNVVEEMSIASGLPVPDVYLLDNEQSINAFAAGFGTDDAAVGVTKGTLDKLNRDELQGVIAHEFSHIFNGDMRLNIRLIGILNGILLLHIMGMIMMRSAAFSRMGGSGRGGSGGGGQAALVMILLGVALLIIGYIGMLFGRMIQAAISRQREYLADAAAVQYTRNPDGIAGALRKIAETRHGGKINDGHAMEMSHLFFASSFHSALDRMFATHPPLEKRIRAIDPAFDKENEKKKARIKKRLEKDRVADTARAGGSAPGKASGQAASESGTAVPGIPGIGADSAHPALRPEIILAAIGTVDGDRMRVAGQLIERIPVKLREVAHEPLGAEALTIALLLSGREPSSEKLPEWYREESGKELTRLTQKLLRDLKKGSREWFLPLAELALPALRQMSELQYTQFRETIERLIRDDENVSLFEFAMEKMIVHQLDTAYSKRKDPKIRHYHFKTLSDEFAVLLSAMAHASESDTQAAWDAGLEPVRELLPGDIRLLGPDEYTFEVLDNALKEIAASANPVKKYLLSSLAHSISADDQISARERELFRAISIAIGSPVPLGAF is encoded by the coding sequence ATGGATTTTTTCGAAGCACAAGACCGGGCGCGCCGGGCAACCTGGAAGCTGGTAGGATTGTACATGATATCCATTCTGCTGATCATTGCCGCGGTGTATCTTGTTGTGCTGATACTGCTCGGCTATGGTGGACAGGTGCCTCCTGACGCTTCCGTCATGGAGCGGGTGTGGTTTCCTGATGTCCTGATGACGGTATCCACCATCCTGGTCATCATCATTCTTGCCGGAACATTATTCCGTGTGGCCCAGCTCAGGAAAGGCGGCTCGGCGGTGGCCGAAATGCTCGGCGGACGGAAAGTTGAGCCCTCCACCCGTGACCAGCAAGAGCGGCAGCTCATGAATGTTGTGGAAGAGATGTCGATCGCATCCGGGCTGCCGGTTCCCGATGTTTACCTGCTGGACAATGAGCAGAGCATCAACGCCTTTGCGGCCGGTTTCGGTACCGATGATGCCGCGGTCGGTGTCACAAAAGGAACGCTGGACAAGCTCAACCGTGATGAACTGCAGGGCGTCATTGCTCATGAGTTCAGCCATATTTTCAATGGCGATATGAGGCTGAATATCCGGCTCATCGGTATTCTGAACGGTATTTTGCTGCTGCATATCATGGGAATGATAATGATGCGCAGTGCCGCCTTTTCCCGCATGGGCGGATCGGGGCGCGGGGGCAGCGGCGGCGGAGGCCAGGCTGCGCTGGTGATGATCCTGCTTGGTGTCGCCCTTCTGATCATCGGATACATCGGCATGCTCTTCGGGCGGATGATCCAGGCGGCCATTTCCCGTCAGCGGGAATATCTGGCCGATGCGGCAGCAGTACAATATACCCGCAATCCTGACGGCATCGCGGGCGCCCTGCGGAAAATCGCTGAAACCAGGCACGGCGGCAAAATCAATGACGGACACGCCATGGAGATGAGTCACCTGTTCTTTGCCAGCAGTTTTCACTCTGCCCTTGACCGCATGTTTGCCACCCATCCGCCGCTGGAAAAACGAATCAGGGCAATCGATCCGGCATTTGACAAGGAAAATGAGAAGAAGAAGGCGCGCATCAAAAAGCGGCTTGAAAAAGATCGTGTTGCAGACACGGCCCGGGCTGGCGGTTCCGCTCCCGGGAAAGCATCCGGACAAGCTGCATCCGAATCCGGTACGGCAGTTCCAGGAATTCCGGGCATTGGCGCAGATTCGGCCCATCCTGCCTTGAGGCCGGAAATTATCCTTGCTGCCATTGGTACGGTGGACGGGGACCGGATGCGGGTCGCGGGTCAGCTGATTGAGCGCATCCCGGTGAAACTGAGGGAAGTGGCGCACGAGCCGCTCGGGGCCGAAGCTCTTACCATTGCGCTGTTGCTATCCGGACGTGAACCATCTTCAGAAAAGCTGCCGGAATGGTATCGTGAGGAGTCCGGCAAGGAGCTGACCCGACTTACGCAAAAGCTTTTGCGTGATCTGAAAAAAGGAAGCCGGGAGTGGTTCCTCCCGCTTGCCGAACTGGCATTGCCTGCACTAAGACAGATGAGCGAGCTCCAGTATACACAGTTCCGTGAAACCATCGAGCGGCTGATACGCGATGACGAGAACGTAAGTCTGTTCGAGTTCGCCATGGAAAAAATGATTGTTCATCAACTGGACACCGCCTATTCCAAAAGAAAAGATCCGAAAATCAGGCATTATCATTTCAAGACACTGTCAGACGAGTTTGCCGTCCTGCTGTCGGCCATGGCCCATGCATCGGAAAGTGATACGCAGGCAGCCTGGGATGCCGGACTTGAGCCTGTGCGGGAGCTGCTGCCCGGTGACATCCGGCTGCTGGGTCCGGATGAGTACACTTTTGAAGTACTGGATAACGCACTGAAAGAAATTGCCGCGTCGGCAAATCCGGTAAAAAAATACCTGCTTTCATCTCTTGCACACAGCATTTCGGCCGATGATCAGATATCCGCCCGTGAACGGGAGCTGTTCCGGGCAATTTCCATTGCAATAGGAAGTCCGGTACCCCTCGGAGCATTTTAA
- a CDS encoding SatD family protein, with amino-acid sequence MRKSTYYILMGDVVQSSDYQPDQLGRDLKKLVSSANRDLENHTLSPYTVTLGDEFQGVTKSLSSAVETLFYFEEQKLAMNLDFSLHYVLHFGKIETEINPDTSYGMLGEGLTEARKMLTAKKRDRRRFNFSLKKRMLSQQLNRIFVVLDGIAGRWKRDDFSLILDMIKTESDREVGEKYGKDRSQIYRRRKTLMIDEYLMLKAFIINYSKTESS; translated from the coding sequence ATGCGAAAGAGCACATATTATATACTGATGGGAGATGTAGTCCAAAGCAGTGATTATCAACCGGATCAACTTGGCCGGGATCTGAAAAAGCTGGTATCATCCGCCAACCGTGACCTTGAAAATCATACGCTTTCTCCGTATACGGTGACTCTGGGGGATGAATTCCAGGGCGTCACCAAATCACTTTCATCCGCCGTAGAAACACTTTTTTACTTTGAAGAGCAAAAACTGGCCATGAATCTGGACTTCAGCCTGCACTATGTACTTCATTTCGGGAAAATCGAAACGGAAATCAACCCGGATACATCCTACGGTATGCTTGGTGAAGGATTGACGGAAGCGAGGAAAATGCTGACTGCAAAAAAAAGAGACCGCAGGCGATTCAACTTCAGCTTAAAAAAGAGGATGCTGTCACAGCAGCTAAACCGCATTTTTGTGGTGCTGGACGGTATTGCGGGGCGCTGGAAACGTGACGATTTTTCCCTGATACTGGACATGATCAAAACAGAGAGTGACCGGGAGGTCGGAGAAAAGTACGGAAAGGATCGCTCGCAGATCTACCGCCGGCGAAAAACCCTGATGATTGACGAATACTTAATGCTAAAGGCCTTCATTATAAATTACAGCAAAACGGAGTCGTCATGA
- a CDS encoding fibronectin type III domain-containing protein, producing MINRTSLLAAGMQRAIVLAPVLALSAVFIWNDAAAQIDADRLRHAVRGDSVFVYHIQQVPVGQGFNIYRRDEGVDEFVRLNEFPVQGVVYPDELPSALGELYEQVQSALEAQNPVQTFFALRSNSILGRLYTFVHPEVAAALGRLYIDTTAAPGEKVSYRIEFVDDLGRPTGTVLEEDVTLEEMIPEPPSDIQLSNDGYAMTINWHYPSSGRVDDKVIRFEILESGPDRDDFRVVNTRFILRDDNQTEYVHHFTTSRLGIPVQYTITAVDITGRQGPAGEIVDFFIEDNIPPGVVEHVAAQFVEDVIEVTWPVSPEPDLSGYRVYRSTDLSGEFELLQEDLVDPFFPVYRDRDIEENVRYFYKVTAVDFSGNESAMSAAAMRHVPDRTPPPAPEEFRAEFLKDEGTVHLRWAVGERPRDFRTYIVLRRKISEAGETIFDQLTHDDYRRNEFMDPGAGGLGFEEGVFYEYGVLAADSSRNFSDTTKILLQVPLVTPPEPPGNVMAVNHDGIRVNVSWTQTPSGAVVYYNVARETPDNELTHFRRLPVRERRLRDETVELGMEYRYAVSAVDSAGNESEPVFSDKVQVRNYDPPRQVRNVRIAEIEDGLEISWEPVVSAHLAGYKVYRSGLATGVYEPLTEDPIEDTRVIVEEHPVQMWYRIRAVDISGNESRPSEPVRAGS from the coding sequence GTGATAAATAGAACAAGCTTACTGGCGGCCGGCATGCAAAGAGCAATTGTACTAGCACCGGTGCTGGCACTATCCGCAGTCTTCATCTGGAATGATGCAGCAGCACAGATTGATGCCGACCGGCTGCGCCATGCAGTGAGGGGCGATAGTGTTTTTGTCTACCATATTCAGCAGGTGCCTGTCGGACAGGGGTTCAATATCTATCGCCGGGATGAGGGGGTCGATGAGTTTGTCCGCCTGAATGAATTTCCGGTTCAGGGAGTGGTTTATCCCGACGAATTGCCATCCGCTCTGGGTGAATTGTATGAACAGGTACAATCCGCGCTTGAAGCCCAAAACCCGGTTCAGACATTTTTTGCTCTCCGGTCAAACTCCATTCTGGGGCGACTGTATACTTTTGTTCATCCGGAAGTGGCCGCAGCTCTGGGGCGTCTTTATATCGATACCACCGCAGCCCCCGGAGAAAAAGTCTCCTACCGTATTGAGTTTGTGGATGATCTCGGCCGGCCTACAGGAACAGTACTGGAGGAAGATGTTACACTGGAAGAGATGATCCCTGAACCACCGTCAGATATTCAGCTGTCCAATGACGGCTATGCCATGACCATCAATTGGCACTATCCTTCATCCGGAAGAGTGGATGATAAGGTTATCCGGTTTGAAATCCTGGAATCCGGCCCCGACCGCGATGATTTCAGGGTAGTCAATACCCGGTTTATTCTCCGGGATGACAATCAAACCGAATATGTGCACCATTTTACCACCAGCAGACTGGGAATACCGGTACAGTATACGATTACCGCCGTGGACATCACCGGCAGACAAGGACCTGCAGGGGAAATTGTGGATTTCTTCATCGAAGATAACATCCCGCCCGGTGTTGTTGAACACGTTGCCGCACAATTCGTGGAAGATGTTATTGAAGTCACCTGGCCGGTGAGCCCGGAACCGGACCTTTCCGGCTACCGGGTTTATCGCAGTACCGATTTGTCAGGTGAGTTTGAATTACTTCAGGAAGATCTTGTCGATCCTTTTTTCCCCGTTTACAGAGACCGTGATATTGAGGAAAATGTACGCTATTTCTACAAGGTAACTGCCGTCGATTTCTCCGGCAATGAAAGTGCAATGAGCGCTGCAGCAATGCGGCATGTGCCCGACCGGACTCCGCCTCCGGCCCCGGAAGAATTCCGGGCCGAATTCCTGAAAGATGAAGGGACAGTCCATTTGAGATGGGCTGTAGGAGAACGACCCCGGGATTTTCGGACATATATTGTACTTCGCCGAAAAATTTCAGAAGCAGGAGAAACCATTTTTGATCAGCTGACGCATGATGACTACCGCCGGAATGAGTTTATGGATCCCGGTGCAGGAGGTCTCGGTTTTGAAGAGGGTGTTTTCTATGAATACGGAGTTTTGGCAGCCGACAGCTCCCGTAATTTCAGTGACACAACAAAAATACTCTTGCAAGTACCTCTGGTAACTCCGCCGGAACCGCCGGGTAATGTCATGGCTGTAAATCATGACGGTATCCGGGTCAATGTCAGTTGGACACAGACTCCTTCCGGTGCGGTTGTCTACTATAATGTGGCCAGGGAGACACCGGATAACGAACTGACTCATTTCAGACGCCTGCCCGTCCGGGAAAGACGCTTGAGAGATGAAACCGTAGAATTGGGCATGGAATACCGTTACGCTGTGAGTGCTGTGGATTCGGCTGGTAACGAGAGCGAACCGGTGTTCAGTGATAAGGTTCAGGTACGCAACTATGATCCGCCTCGTCAGGTACGTAATGTTCGCATTGCTGAGATTGAGGACGGATTGGAAATTTCCTGGGAACCGGTTGTTTCCGCCCATCTGGCGGGGTATAAAGTCTACCGGTCCGGTCTGGCGACAGGGGTGTATGAGCCGTTGACGGAAGACCCGATAGAAGATACACGGGTGATTGTTGAAGAGCACCCCGTACAGATGTGGTACCGCATCCGGGCCGTGGATATTTCAGGAAATGAAAGCAGACCGAGTGAGCCTGTGAGAGCCGGGAGTTAA
- a CDS encoding synaptic vesicle VAT-1 family membrane protein, with amino-acid sequence MKAATITRSGGPEVIEVRDYPDPVPGPDEISIKVFAAGVNFADILARRGLYPDAPKPPVVVGYEVAGTILKTGKNVSRKPGERVLALTRFHGYSEIVVVKEEQVFRVPDNLTLSQAAAIPVNYLTAWQLSEMGGLGKDDVLLVHNAGGGVGLAALDIARHRGAKTIGTASASKHERLLDRGYNHVIDYRTENWTERVREITGGRGVDLVFDPLGGASWKNSYRVLAPSGRLGMFGVSEVTTSRLAGPLKYLSVMRRLPFYTPIQLMNGNKGVYGVNIGRLWNEKKKVRRWAEAILAGAGEGWISPHIDAAFKLEEAADAHRYIEERKNFGKIILLPNANEE; translated from the coding sequence ATGAAAGCTGCCACCATTACCAGATCAGGCGGACCGGAGGTAATTGAAGTCCGCGATTATCCTGATCCTGTTCCGGGTCCGGATGAAATTTCCATCAAAGTTTTTGCTGCCGGAGTCAATTTCGCGGATATCCTGGCGCGCAGGGGCCTGTATCCCGATGCACCGAAACCGCCGGTTGTCGTCGGCTATGAAGTGGCCGGTACCATTCTGAAAACTGGTAAAAATGTAAGCCGAAAGCCCGGTGAGCGGGTGCTTGCCCTGACACGGTTTCATGGCTACTCCGAAATCGTGGTCGTAAAAGAAGAGCAGGTATTTCGTGTTCCGGACAATCTGACGCTATCACAGGCCGCGGCCATACCGGTGAACTATCTGACCGCCTGGCAGCTATCGGAAATGGGAGGCCTGGGGAAAGATGACGTTCTGCTTGTCCATAACGCCGGTGGTGGTGTAGGGCTGGCCGCACTTGATATTGCACGTCACCGGGGCGCCAAAACCATTGGCACCGCATCGGCGTCCAAACATGAACGGCTCCTCGACCGGGGATATAATCATGTGATTGATTACCGGACCGAAAACTGGACTGAGCGGGTCCGGGAGATCACCGGCGGACGCGGTGTGGATCTGGTTTTTGATCCGCTCGGCGGAGCCAGCTGGAAAAACAGCTACCGGGTGCTGGCACCTTCCGGCAGACTGGGCATGTTCGGTGTCTCCGAAGTGACCACCTCCAGACTGGCCGGACCATTAAAATACCTTTCGGTGATGCGCCGCCTGCCTTTTTATACGCCCATACAGCTGATGAACGGAAACAAAGGCGTATACGGAGTCAACATAGGCCGGCTCTGGAACGAAAAGAAGAAAGTGCGCAGATGGGCCGAAGCCATACTGGCAGGCGCCGGGGAGGGCTGGATATCCCCTCACATCGATGCGGCATTCAAGCTTGAGGAGGCAGCGGATGCCCACAGATATATTGAAGAGCGAAAAAACTTTGGCAAAATTATATTGCTGCCAAATGCAAACGAGGAATAA
- a CDS encoding SDR family NAD(P)-dependent oxidoreductase, whose protein sequence is MLVLVLGGNSEIGLAAAKQFAEKEKADIILASRNLEKARENARDISEEFGVRAEGMAFDATAFDTHPKFYNDLADKPDIVIQAFGVLIKQQECQEDFKKARQVIDGNLTGAISILEIVARDFESRGAGTIIGLSSVAGERGRKSSYIYAAAKSGLTVYLDGLRHRLYGSGATAITVLPGFVPTKMVAGRSSKFGVTPLETAGKDIYEAWKKGRHKIYTGKKMRWVMAYIRNLPESVILKRRDL, encoded by the coding sequence ATGCTGGTACTTGTACTTGGCGGAAATTCAGAAATCGGATTAGCCGCAGCCAAACAATTTGCCGAAAAGGAAAAAGCTGACATTATTCTTGCCTCCCGCAACCTGGAAAAAGCCAGGGAAAACGCCCGTGACATTTCAGAAGAGTTCGGTGTCCGGGCCGAGGGCATGGCCTTTGATGCAACTGCATTCGATACACATCCAAAATTTTATAATGACCTGGCTGACAAGCCTGACATTGTTATTCAGGCGTTCGGCGTGCTGATCAAACAGCAGGAATGCCAGGAGGATTTTAAAAAGGCGCGCCAGGTGATCGACGGCAACCTGACCGGGGCAATCAGCATTCTTGAAATCGTGGCCCGGGATTTTGAAAGCCGCGGAGCGGGGACCATCATCGGACTAAGCTCGGTTGCCGGTGAGCGCGGCAGAAAAAGCAGTTATATTTACGCCGCAGCCAAATCGGGCCTGACCGTTTACCTGGATGGGTTGCGGCACAGACTGTACGGATCGGGCGCCACCGCAATCACCGTCCTTCCGGGCTTTGTCCCCACCAAAATGGTTGCAGGCCGATCTTCCAAGTTCGGCGTTACTCCGCTCGAAACGGCCGGGAAAGACATCTATGAAGCCTGGAAGAAAGGCAGACACAAAATCTACACCGGGAAAAAAATGCGCTGGGTAATGGCATATATAAGAAACCTGCCTGAATCTGTGATATTGAAGCGCAGGGATTTATAG
- a CDS encoding LemA family protein, whose product MTILIVVLILLVIMVGTSIAIYNRLVALRNRFKNAFAQIDVQLKRRYDLIPNLVETAKGYLKHERETLEAVIQARNQAQQIEKQVAQQPDDPDAMKKLMGAEQSLSGALGRLFALSENYPDLKANQNMMQLSEGLSSTENKIAFARQSFNDAVMNYNTAREKFPNIMFANMFGFQPAQLFEVDTTEERQAPQISF is encoded by the coding sequence ATGACCATACTCATCGTTGTACTAATACTGCTTGTTATCATGGTCGGCACATCGATCGCCATTTATAACCGGCTTGTGGCGCTTCGCAACCGATTCAAAAACGCCTTTGCCCAGATCGATGTCCAGCTCAAACGACGCTATGACCTGATCCCAAACCTGGTTGAGACGGCCAAGGGGTATCTCAAGCATGAAAGGGAGACTCTGGAAGCGGTCATACAGGCCCGGAATCAGGCGCAACAGATTGAAAAGCAGGTTGCGCAGCAGCCGGATGATCCGGATGCGATGAAAAAGCTGATGGGTGCCGAGCAGTCCCTGAGCGGCGCACTTGGAAGACTGTTTGCCTTATCGGAGAACTATCCTGATCTGAAAGCCAATCAGAACATGATGCAGTTATCCGAAGGGCTCTCATCCACGGAAAACAAGATTGCTTTTGCCCGTCAGTCATTCAACGATGCGGTGATGAACTATAACACAGCCCGGGAAAAGTTTCCCAACATCATGTTTGCCAATATGTTCGGATTTCAGCCTGCCCAGCTCTTTGAGGTTGACACCACCGAAGAAAGGCAGGCACCGCAAATTTCGTTTTAA
- a CDS encoding ABC transporter permease produces MKWSAVPYTAATALRRNLMRTLLTALGIVIGIGAVIAVVGLGQGASYQVEEQVNRLGQNVVLVFPEERQLGGDEPISTHRVNRLTVEDALAIEEEIPEVIAASPEVRSQRVVTYGNEYWHTPIYGQSAHYLQIRNWGIESGRMYTEEELENAETVAVIGQTVLDALFDGADPIGETIRVHGLPLRIIGVLEPKGMSLMGSVQDDLILVPYTTAFQRISGRTHAMVINTQVYDESAMDMAALKITDLLRERHGRASHQDDGFTIQTQEEVADAATETSRVMTVLLSTIAGISLFVGGIGIMNVMLVSVTERTREIGLRLALGARNRDVLSQFLFEAVILCLLGGLGGIVIGYASTEVIAVYAGWPALFSVHAMALAVSVSAAVGIFFGFYPAWKASRLDPIVALRQE; encoded by the coding sequence ATGAAATGGAGTGCTGTACCATATACTGCCGCAACGGCTTTACGCCGTAACTTGATGCGGACATTGCTGACTGCCCTGGGAATCGTCATCGGTATCGGTGCAGTGATTGCCGTCGTCGGACTCGGTCAGGGAGCCAGTTATCAGGTTGAAGAACAGGTTAACCGGCTTGGTCAGAATGTGGTGCTGGTTTTTCCGGAAGAGCGCCAGCTTGGCGGAGATGAACCCATTTCCACCCATCGGGTCAACCGGCTCACCGTCGAAGATGCCCTGGCCATAGAAGAGGAAATTCCGGAAGTCATCGCGGCGAGTCCGGAAGTCCGTTCGCAGCGGGTGGTCACCTACGGAAATGAATACTGGCACACGCCAATCTACGGGCAGTCTGCCCACTATTTGCAGATCCGGAACTGGGGTATTGAAAGCGGACGGATGTACACTGAGGAGGAACTTGAAAATGCCGAAACGGTAGCCGTTATCGGACAGACCGTTCTTGATGCACTTTTTGACGGGGCCGATCCCATAGGCGAAACCATCCGGGTGCATGGCCTTCCCCTGAGAATCATCGGTGTTCTGGAACCTAAAGGCATGTCGCTGATGGGCTCGGTGCAGGATGACCTCATCCTGGTTCCCTACACAACGGCATTTCAGCGAATTTCAGGCCGCACACATGCCATGGTGATCAACACGCAGGTTTATGACGAGTCGGCAATGGATATGGCGGCCCTGAAAATCACCGACCTGCTTCGCGAGCGTCACGGCCGGGCATCCCACCAGGATGACGGCTTCACTATCCAGACACAAGAGGAGGTAGCGGACGCCGCAACCGAGACGTCACGGGTAATGACGGTCCTGCTCTCCACCATCGCCGGCATCTCGCTGTTTGTCGGCGGTATCGGTATCATGAATGTGATGCTGGTCAGCGTGACCGAGCGAACCAGGGAAATCGGACTTCGACTTGCATTAGGCGCCCGCAACCGGGATGTGCTGTCCCAGTTTCTGTTCGAAGCGGTCATTCTCTGCCTGCTTGGCGGTCTGGGAGGGATAGTTATCGGATACGCATCGACCGAGGTGATCGCCGTATATGCCGGGTGGCCGGCTCTGTTTTCCGTCCACGCCATGGCCCTGGCCGTCAGCGTGTCGGCGGCGGTCGGAATCTTCTTCGGGTTTTACCCTGCCTGGAAAGCCTCGCGGCTGGATCCGATTGTGGCACTGAGGCAGGAGTAG